One Glutamicibacter mishrai genomic window carries:
- a CDS encoding sec-independent translocase produces MDLFGINGSEFIVLAVLAVVILGPEKLPEYAKKLANLVKEVRRMANGAKEQLREEVGDEVADIDWRKLDPRQYDPRRIIKEALVDEFDDAINVAKSSPNTSVAPAPVRTAIAPETQKQAPLAANEAAPFDSEAT; encoded by the coding sequence GTGGATCTTTTTGGAATCAATGGTAGCGAGTTCATTGTTCTCGCAGTGCTCGCGGTTGTCATTCTTGGCCCGGAAAAGCTGCCTGAGTACGCCAAAAAGCTAGCTAACCTCGTCAAAGAAGTACGGCGCATGGCTAATGGCGCCAAGGAGCAGTTGCGCGAAGAAGTCGGCGATGAAGTGGCCGATATCGACTGGCGGAAACTCGATCCTCGTCAATACGACCCGCGACGCATCATCAAGGAAGCGCTGGTTGACGAATTTGATGACGCCATCAACGTCGCAAAGAGCTCACCGAATACGTCCGTGGCACCGGCTCCGGTACGTACCGCCATTGCCCCGGAAACCCAGAAGCAGGCCCCGCTGGCAGCAAACGAAGCGGCTCCCTTCGATTCCGAAGCCACCTAA
- the sigE gene encoding RNA polymerase sigma factor SigE, with product MNNAPSESVSAIAAPETSTPTWDQMVQEHGEQVFRLAYRLTGNRHDAEDLSQEAFVRAFKALDGYTPGTMGGWLHRITTNLFLDQARRKSKIRFDGFADGAEDRLPGNVISPERYFEFNNLDVDVQEALRALSPEFRAAIVLCDMEGFSYEEVSQMLNVKLGTVRSRIHRGRAMLRDALAHRNPANRPAKTMSLPRLPLGLRAAN from the coding sequence GTGAACAATGCACCAAGTGAATCAGTTTCGGCCATTGCGGCTCCGGAAACCTCGACGCCGACATGGGATCAGATGGTCCAAGAACATGGCGAACAGGTCTTCCGACTGGCTTACCGTTTAACTGGCAACCGCCATGATGCGGAGGATCTCTCCCAAGAAGCATTCGTTCGCGCCTTCAAGGCACTGGACGGGTACACGCCGGGAACCATGGGTGGCTGGCTGCACCGCATCACCACCAACCTCTTCTTGGATCAGGCCCGGCGCAAGAGCAAGATCCGCTTCGACGGTTTTGCCGACGGCGCCGAAGACCGCCTGCCTGGAAACGTGATTTCCCCTGAACGCTACTTCGAGTTCAATAACCTTGATGTCGACGTGCAGGAAGCCTTGCGCGCCCTCTCGCCGGAATTCCGCGCTGCCATCGTTTTGTGCGACATGGAGGGCTTCTCCTACGAAGAAGTCTCCCAGATGCTGAATGTGAAGCTCGGGACTGTTCGTTCAAGAATTCACCGTGGACGCGCCATGCTGCGTGATGCCCTGGCACACCGCAATCCGGCCAACCGCCCAGCAAAGACCATGTCGTTGCCACGTCTTCCCTTGGGATTGCGGGCCGCGAATTAA
- a CDS encoding O-methyltransferase produces MPSINPELFASWTYTQNHISEPEHVAQVRERAEDLGVRCIDPAGRSMLQLLCTLRRPRNAVEIGSGVGVASLAMLEAVGPSLTLTAIESDLEHANAMRQGLRESGIPSARARIINERAENVLSRLADHAYDLVLIDAGADLLLEYVAEAKRIVGVGGVIILNNAFDEHRLAKPAVRKTSTVMTRDALRMLREDPRLQTHLFPTEQGLFVATVLPPAAPKIR; encoded by the coding sequence ATGCCTTCGATAAATCCAGAACTCTTCGCGAGCTGGACCTATACCCAGAACCACATCAGCGAGCCCGAGCATGTTGCCCAGGTCCGCGAACGTGCCGAAGATCTGGGCGTACGATGCATCGATCCGGCGGGACGCTCCATGCTGCAGCTGCTATGCACCTTGCGCCGCCCGCGCAATGCGGTAGAGATCGGATCCGGCGTGGGGGTCGCATCGCTCGCCATGCTCGAAGCTGTCGGCCCTTCATTGACGCTGACCGCGATTGAATCAGACCTGGAACACGCCAACGCGATGCGCCAGGGCCTGCGCGAATCCGGTATTCCATCGGCACGGGCCAGGATCATCAACGAACGCGCGGAAAACGTCCTGTCGCGCTTGGCGGATCATGCCTACGATCTGGTGCTCATCGATGCCGGCGCTGATTTGCTGCTGGAGTACGTCGCCGAGGCCAAACGCATTGTCGGCGTGGGCGGCGTGATCATCTTGAACAATGCTTTTGATGAGCACCGCTTGGCTAAGCCCGCCGTGCGCAAGACTTCCACGGTCATGACCCGCGATGCCTTGCGGATGCTGCGAGAGGACCCGCGGTTGCAGACCCACCTCTTCCCCACCGAGCAAGGATTGTTCGTGGCCACCGTCTTGCCGCCGGCCGCCCCTAAAATCAGATAG
- a CDS encoding DUF3117 domain-containing protein, giving the protein MAAMKPRTGDGPMEVVKEGRSLILRLPIDGGGRLVVELNDAEATELRDCLLKVTE; this is encoded by the coding sequence ATGGCTGCTATGAAGCCACGCACTGGTGATGGGCCAATGGAAGTCGTTAAAGAGGGCCGGAGTCTGATCCTGCGCTTGCCAATCGATGGCGGTGGACGACTGGTCGTCGAGTTGAACGACGCTGAGGCGACCGAACTGCGCGACTGCCTGTTGAAGGTCACCGAATAA
- a CDS encoding DivIVA domain-containing protein has translation MPFLLILIALLLVGAVALLLSSQRKKLGVGRHFEAPSEPIVGLVEHEASLPPVLLPENPRAEHIEKVRFSLGLRGYRCDQVDEVLDVLAAEITSLENTIRDLESRRVISDTGEN, from the coding sequence ATGCCATTCTTGTTGATTCTGATTGCGCTGCTCCTTGTCGGGGCGGTGGCACTGCTGCTGTCCAGCCAGCGAAAGAAGTTGGGCGTTGGCCGGCATTTCGAGGCTCCCAGCGAACCAATCGTCGGTCTGGTAGAACATGAGGCTTCATTGCCACCGGTTCTCCTGCCTGAAAATCCCCGTGCTGAACATATCGAGAAAGTGCGCTTTTCTTTGGGGTTGCGCGGCTATCGCTGCGATCAGGTTGATGAGGTCTTGGACGTGCTGGCGGCGGAAATCACCAGTCTGGAAAATACCATTCGTGACCTTGAGTCACGGCGTGTGATTAGCGACACGGGCGAAAATTAG
- a CDS encoding TIGR00730 family Rossman fold protein, protein MVHQRKSEENARAGQRNVEANWPGKRPEDQLDHYLLESPQEDVTHTDVWRVLRIQSEFVNGFGTLAGTGPAIAVFGSARTDPQSPYYEMAHRIGSRLAEAGITTITGGGPGAMEAANKGAADNDGISIGLGIELPFETGLNSSVNKGLNFRYFFVRKTMFVKYSQGFIVLPGGFGTLDELFEALTLVQTQKITSFPIVLVGKSYWGGLVDWLTNTVAAERAISPKDLNLFMVTDDPDEAVDLVLGTADKQPAPEEAV, encoded by the coding sequence ATGGTTCATCAGCGAAAGAGCGAAGAGAATGCTCGTGCGGGGCAACGCAACGTCGAAGCGAATTGGCCTGGCAAGCGTCCGGAAGACCAGCTCGACCACTATCTTTTGGAGAGCCCGCAAGAAGACGTCACCCACACCGACGTCTGGCGCGTTCTGCGGATCCAATCCGAGTTCGTTAATGGATTCGGAACCCTAGCTGGAACCGGACCAGCAATTGCCGTCTTCGGTTCAGCACGCACCGACCCGCAGAGCCCGTACTACGAGATGGCCCACCGCATTGGCAGCCGCTTGGCTGAAGCAGGGATCACCACCATCACCGGTGGCGGTCCGGGTGCAATGGAAGCAGCCAACAAGGGCGCCGCTGACAACGACGGCATCTCTATCGGGTTGGGCATTGAACTGCCATTTGAGACCGGGCTGAATTCATCGGTGAATAAGGGCCTGAACTTCCGGTACTTCTTCGTGCGCAAAACCATGTTCGTGAAGTATTCGCAAGGTTTCATTGTCCTGCCCGGCGGATTCGGCACCTTGGATGAGCTCTTCGAAGCTTTGACACTGGTGCAAACCCAGAAGATCACGAGCTTCCCGATTGTTCTTGTCGGCAAGTCCTATTGGGGCGGCTTGGTGGATTGGCTGACTAATACCGTGGCCGCAGAGCGTGCCATCTCGCCCAAGGATCTGAATTTGTTCATGGTGACGGATGATCCCGATGAGGCAGTGGACCTGGTGCTCGGTACGGCCGATAAGCAGCCGGCTCCGGAAGAAGCGGTGTAG
- a CDS encoding amino acid ABC transporter ATP-binding protein, giving the protein MVQLTGVNKHYGALHVLNNINLEVTKGEVVVILGPSGSGKSTLCRTINRLETIDEGTIKIDGNTLPSEGKALAKLRADVGMVFQSFNLFAHKSILENVTLGPIKVKGMKKAEAKELALQLLERVGVANQAEKLPAQLSGGQQQRVAIARALAMKPKVMLFDEPTSALDPEMINEVLDTMVGLAKEGMTMLVVTHEMGFARKAADRVIFMADGQIVEQATPEEFFTNPQSDRAKDFLGKLITNH; this is encoded by the coding sequence ATCGTCCAACTGACTGGGGTCAATAAGCACTACGGTGCCCTGCATGTACTCAACAACATCAACCTCGAAGTCACCAAGGGCGAGGTTGTCGTGATCTTGGGTCCGTCAGGTTCAGGTAAATCCACCTTGTGCCGTACCATCAACCGACTCGAGACCATCGATGAGGGCACCATCAAGATCGATGGCAACACGTTGCCATCTGAAGGCAAGGCCCTTGCCAAGTTGCGTGCGGACGTCGGCATGGTTTTCCAGTCCTTCAACCTCTTTGCGCACAAATCCATTCTGGAGAATGTGACCCTCGGGCCGATCAAGGTCAAAGGCATGAAGAAGGCAGAGGCCAAGGAACTGGCTCTTCAGCTCCTGGAACGAGTCGGCGTGGCCAATCAGGCCGAAAAGCTTCCGGCACAGCTCTCCGGCGGCCAGCAGCAGCGCGTGGCCATTGCCCGCGCCCTGGCCATGAAGCCAAAGGTCATGCTCTTTGATGAGCCCACCAGCGCGCTGGATCCGGAAATGATCAATGAAGTGCTGGACACCATGGTGGGACTGGCTAAGGAAGGCATGACCATGCTCGTGGTTACCCACGAAATGGGCTTCGCCCGCAAGGCTGCCGACCGAGTGATCTTCATGGCCGATGGCCAAATCGTTGAGCAGGCCACCCCGGAAGAATTCTTCACCAATCCGCAATCTGATCGTGCCAAGGACTTCCTCGGCAAGCTCATCACCAATCACTGA
- a CDS encoding glutamate ABC transporter substrate-binding protein — MRKSRFGTIAAMAAVAALALTSCGGSDSEADGDKIRIGIKFDQPGLGFKDGDNYTGFDVDVAKYVANELGYSEDKIEFVSAPSANRETMLQNNQVDMIFATYSITDERNKVIDFAGPYFVAGQDLLVASDSDIDGPEALNGKNLCSVTGSTSAQKVKDNYAEGTNLQELPGYAECVTQMSGGTIDAVTTDDIILAGLAAQPAYKGKFKVVGAPFSEENYGVGLPDGTDKCKAINEAITKMIDSGDWQKALDKNTEGTGYKPNSKTNPPKLADTCA; from the coding sequence ATGCGTAAGTCACGTTTTGGCACCATTGCAGCAATGGCAGCCGTCGCAGCACTGGCCCTGACGTCATGTGGCGGTTCGGACAGCGAAGCTGACGGCGACAAGATCCGCATCGGCATCAAGTTCGACCAGCCGGGCCTGGGCTTCAAGGATGGCGATAACTACACCGGCTTCGATGTCGACGTCGCAAAGTACGTAGCGAACGAACTGGGCTACTCCGAGGACAAGATCGAATTCGTTTCGGCCCCTTCGGCCAACCGCGAGACCATGTTGCAGAACAACCAGGTCGACATGATCTTCGCAACCTACTCGATCACCGATGAGCGCAACAAGGTCATCGACTTCGCTGGCCCATACTTCGTTGCCGGCCAGGATCTGCTGGTGGCTTCGGATTCCGACATCGACGGCCCAGAGGCCCTGAACGGCAAGAACCTGTGCTCGGTCACCGGTTCCACCTCCGCTCAGAAGGTCAAGGACAACTACGCTGAAGGCACCAATCTGCAGGAGCTTCCGGGCTATGCAGAGTGCGTCACCCAGATGAGCGGCGGCACCATCGACGCAGTGACCACCGATGACATCATCCTTGCAGGTCTGGCCGCACAGCCTGCTTACAAGGGCAAGTTCAAGGTCGTTGGCGCTCCATTCTCGGAAGAGAACTACGGTGTCGGCCTGCCGGACGGAACCGACAAGTGCAAGGCCATCAACGAGGCGATCACCAAGATGATCGACTCCGGCGACTGGCAGAAGGCGTTGGACAAGAACACCGAGGGCACCGGCTACAAGCCGAACTCGAAGACCAACCCGCCAAAGCTCGCAGATACCTGCGCTTAG